CCTATGGAAAAATGTTAACGTTCAGATAATAGTTTTGCCATGACGTGTGGGGTTACACAAGAATCTGAGTTTTACCTTAAAAGTAAGAGATTCATCACGGAAACGTAGATTTTCTGTAGGAACAAATCCagctaaaaatatattaattcctTCCCTGACCGAGAAGGGTAGAGTCACAACCCCATATGCACCAGGCTTCCCATATAAGCAGCAAATGAAATCCGACAAATAATCAAGCACACTAAGATCATGCTCCACAACGATGACATAGCTGAAACATAGAGAATATTTCAGTATGTGACTAATAATTAGAAATCTTGATTGTTGAAAAGTCATACGAGAATGAATTAGAACCTATCTGGTCGAAGCAAGGATCTGACTACTTGGGCAGCTTTAAGCCTCTGCCTCACATCAAGGTAACTTGAGGGCTCATCAAACATGTATATCTCTGCATTTTGTATAGCAACAACAGCAATAGCAAACCTCTGAAGCTCTCCACCAGATAGATCACCTACATTACGATCCAAAACCTGATTCAGCTCTAGATCAACACAGAGTTTTTCCTTCACGCCTCTCTCATCTTTTTGGTCAAGCACTTGTCCGACATTTCCCTGAACTGCCCTTGGAATATGGTCGACATACTGAGGCTTGATAATTGCCTGTTtgaaaaaaacttcaaattacaaatgAATAAAATACTATATGGGTGATTGGACGCAACAAATAACGATCTAAAGAAAAAAGACATCTTGATGTACAACGATgtgatgaattttaaaatttaagttgtTCAACAATTCTTTGAATCATGCATTCCATCATTTTCTTACACTAGCTCAGCATCCTTTATTACTTGAAACAGAAATGGCCTACTGAATATTTTATTCGGATGTAGCAGGTGGTCTTGCTTCTCCCTAGTAGTAAAAAGAATATGCCAGAATTTTTATACAAGTTACGGACACCGCCACACTACTATTGGAACAATGAAAAACATAACAGAACTAGGTCAGGACCAGAGTTAGGTGGACAACTAGTAATGATTTGACCAATCACAATGGTACAGCAGAAGACCACCTATTCTGGAGAGCTACAATGCTCTCCTGGTCAGACAACTAAATCCAAAGGTGAGTGATACTCACAAAAAAAGCAAGGAGCATTTAGGATAGCTGAAACACTGAATCAGAAGTAACCTTTAAGTTATCTTCCAGAATGCGAGTGAAATAGTTCTGCAGTTCGGATCCTCGGAAGTGAGTCAAGATCTCTTGCCAATCAGGAGGGTTCTGCCACAGAAGGATTAAAGAACGCATAAGCAAACTGTATGGCCATGAATTGACTAGTCATGCAGGATGCAGAAGAGTAGTACACTGAAGCGTCCCAAGTTTGGTTTCAATTTTCCAGCCAAAATTTTTAGGGCAGTTGACTTCCCAATACCGTTTGTGCCAACCAGACCAAGAACCTGTCCTGGCCTAGGGACTGGTAACCTGcaacaattttttcaagaattaacTTTATAAACAGATATTTGATTACCAAAAGACTTCTCCAGAAGAGCTGCAGCTTAAACAGACCTGTGCAATTTAAAAGTGTTGGGACCATAACGATGGGTTGTATCCTTGTCTAAATCCTTTGGCAGATTGATGATCATAATTGCTTCAAATGGACATTTCTGTATCATCAATTACAACATCAGTTAGCCGACACAATGACTATCTGCAGCAAAATGTATCCCCACACTGTAATATATACAAACCTTCACACAAATACCACATCCAATACACAACTCTTCCGAGATGAAAGCAATCTTCGAGGTTGCAGTGACCTCTATACATAACTTACCTGCAAAACAAAGCTTAATTGACTGAAGAACATATATGTAAACACTGCATATTATACAAATGAGCAACCATATTTCCCTGCTATACAAAGTAATACTACACTCAATTGTACATATTCCAAAATCGACCCTTTCGACCCTTTgccccaatttatatgacattttcctttttaatcaatcccaaaaagaatgacacatttcttatttgtcaaatatttaatgatacTATCAACATTTTACCCATGTTGGATCCCACTTATTTGacaaaaaatctatcaaggtATACTCTTCcattaaaaaattcatttattaagGGTAGTTTTGGAAGATTGCAAAAGTACTCCCATATTTCATAAAGGTGTACTCTTCTAtcaaaaaattcatttattttaagggTAGTTTGTACATTGCAAAGTCTTCC
This sequence is a window from Solanum stenotomum isolate F172 unplaced genomic scaffold, ASM1918654v1 scaffold15781, whole genome shotgun sequence. Protein-coding genes within it:
- the LOC125850252 gene encoding ABC transporter E family member 2-like yields the protein MSYKLGQRVERVDFGICTIECSITLYSREIWLLICIICSVYIYVLQSIKLCFAGKLCIEVTATSKIAFISEELCIGCGICVKKCPFEAIMIINLPKDLDKDTTHRYGPNTFKLHRLPVPRPGQVLGLVGTNGIGKSTALKILAGKLKPNLGRFSNPPDWQEILTHFRGSELQNYFTRILEDNLKAIIKPQYVDHIPRAVQGNVGQVLDQKDERGVKEKLCVDLELNQVLDRNVGDLSGGELQRFAIAVVAIQNAEIYMFDEPSSYLDVRQRLKAAQVVRSLLRPDSYVIVVEHDLSVLDYLSDFICCLYGKPGAYGVVTLPFSVREGINIFLAGFVPTENLRFRDESLTFKVAEIPQEAAEEIESYARYRYPTMTKTQGNFKLKVAEGEFTDSQIVVMLGENGTGKTTFIRMLAGLLKPDVVEGSNVEIPEFNVSYKPQKISPKFQSTVRHLLHQKIRDSYMHPQFCSDVMKPLQIEQLMDQEVVNLSGGELQRVALTLCLGKPADIYLIDEPSAYLDSEQRIVASKVIKRFILHAKKTAFIVEHDFIMATYLADRVIVYEGTPSIDCVANAPQSLLTGMNLFLSHLNITFRRDPTNFRPRINKLESTKDREQKSAGSYYYLDD